A portion of the Daphnia magna isolate NIES linkage group LG4, ASM2063170v1.1, whole genome shotgun sequence genome contains these proteins:
- the LOC116922111 gene encoding tRNA pseudouridine synthase A isoform X1 has product MISGFACILFRNKVFTFSIKKSVTVAGNQVSKTRNCCNMEEVLNQDCVQKDAKSNKRSFELSHEVEPAQVEETVKRARSQKKKKFALLLSYCGQGYLGMQFNHGFKTIEGELFQAFLKLGIMDDDSLNTPQSIHFQRAARTDKGVSAIRQVVSLKMSNILFAGIPDEDLCKELNSLLPHCVQVLATRKVTAGFNSKTACDSRSYAYVMPTFAFASKEVPPSHQFRLKSETLDQVNSLLSFFKGTRNYHNFTSGRPAQDPSCKRYVTHFSCSLPFIVKDVEFVKITIKGQSFMLHQIRKMIGLTIAIMRGFTSKEILEKAFKMERVNIPTAPSLNLLLEEPHYDSYNRRYGSDGVHEALDWSSCAVDVDQFYKNSILPVIYEGEMDSPDGGSMKNWLLTSLPLHTYEFPLKPEEKLPDLVCD; this is encoded by the exons ATGATTTCCGGGTTTGCGTGTATATTATTTCGAAACAAAGTATTTACTTTTTCAATTAAGAAATCGGTAACTGTAGCTGGAAACCAGGTTTCTAAGACAAGAAATTGTTGTAATATGGAGGAAGTTCTCAATCAAGACTGTGTACAAAAGGATGCGAAATCCAACAAAAGATCGTTTGAATTGAGCCATGAAGTGGAACCTGCGCAAGTTGAAGAAACAGTCAAACGAGCACgttctcaaaaaaaaaagaaatttgcaCTTCTCTTAAGTTATTGCGGTCAGGGATATCTTGGAATGCAATTCAATCATGGGTTCAAAACGATTGAAGGTGAATTGTTTCaagcatttttaaaacttgGAATAATGGATGATGACTCCCTTAACACACCACAATCTATACATTTCCAAAGAGCAGCACGAACAGATAAAGGA GTATCTGCCATCCGCCAAGTCGTTTCGCTCAAAATGA GTAATATTCTTTTTGCAGGGATACCAGATGAAGATCTATGTAAGGAGCTAAATTCACTCCTTCCTCACTGTGTACAAGTGCTTGCTACAAGGAAGGTTACAGCAGGTTTTAATAGCAAAACTGCATGTGATTCCCGATCCTAC GCTTATGTGATGCCTACATTTGCCTTTGCCTCTAAGGAAGTGCCTCCCTCCCATCAGTTTCGTCTGAAGTCGGAAACTCTTGATCAAGTGAACTCCttgctttcgttttttaaaggGACACGCAATTACCATAACTTCACATCAGGCAGGCCTGCGCAGGATCCTAGCTGTAAACGTTACGTAACGCACTTTTCTTGCAGCCTGCCTTTCATAGTAAAAGATGTGGAATTTGTAAAAATCACAATCAAAG GACAGAGTTTCATGTTGCATCAGATACGTAAAATG aTAGGACTTACAATCGCTATCATGCGTGGATTCACGTCAAAAGAAATACTAGAAAAAGCATTCAAAATGGAGCGGGTTAATATTCCTACAGCGCCCAGTTTAAATCTATTGTTGGAGGAG cCCCATTATGACAGCTATAATCGCCGTTATGGGAGCGACGGAGTACACGAAGCTTTAGACTGGAGTTCCTGCGCAGTAGATGTAGATCAGTTTTACAAAAACTCAATTCTGCCAGTTATCTATGAAGGAGAGATGGATTCTCCGGATGGTGGTTCAATGAAAAATTGGCTTTTAACATCATTGCCACTTCACACCTACGAATTCCCATTAAAGCCAGAGGAAAAGTTACCGGACCTCGTCTGTGATTGA
- the LOC116922111 gene encoding tRNA pseudouridine synthase A isoform X2, producing the protein MISGFACILFRNKVFTFSIKKSVTVAGNQVSKTRNCCNMEEVLNQDCVQKDAKSNKRSFELSHEVEPAQVEETVKRARSQKKKKFALLLSYCGQGYLGMQFNHGFKTIEGELFQAFLKLGIMDDDSLNTPQSIHFQRAARTDKGVSAIRQVVSLKMRIPDEDLCKELNSLLPHCVQVLATRKVTAGFNSKTACDSRSYAYVMPTFAFASKEVPPSHQFRLKSETLDQVNSLLSFFKGTRNYHNFTSGRPAQDPSCKRYVTHFSCSLPFIVKDVEFVKITIKGQSFMLHQIRKMIGLTIAIMRGFTSKEILEKAFKMERVNIPTAPSLNLLLEEPHYDSYNRRYGSDGVHEALDWSSCAVDVDQFYKNSILPVIYEGEMDSPDGGSMKNWLLTSLPLHTYEFPLKPEEKLPDLVCD; encoded by the exons ATGATTTCCGGGTTTGCGTGTATATTATTTCGAAACAAAGTATTTACTTTTTCAATTAAGAAATCGGTAACTGTAGCTGGAAACCAGGTTTCTAAGACAAGAAATTGTTGTAATATGGAGGAAGTTCTCAATCAAGACTGTGTACAAAAGGATGCGAAATCCAACAAAAGATCGTTTGAATTGAGCCATGAAGTGGAACCTGCGCAAGTTGAAGAAACAGTCAAACGAGCACgttctcaaaaaaaaaagaaatttgcaCTTCTCTTAAGTTATTGCGGTCAGGGATATCTTGGAATGCAATTCAATCATGGGTTCAAAACGATTGAAGGTGAATTGTTTCaagcatttttaaaacttgGAATAATGGATGATGACTCCCTTAACACACCACAATCTATACATTTCCAAAGAGCAGCACGAACAGATAAAGGA GTATCTGCCATCCGCCAAGTCGTTTCGCTCAAAATGA GGATACCAGATGAAGATCTATGTAAGGAGCTAAATTCACTCCTTCCTCACTGTGTACAAGTGCTTGCTACAAGGAAGGTTACAGCAGGTTTTAATAGCAAAACTGCATGTGATTCCCGATCCTAC GCTTATGTGATGCCTACATTTGCCTTTGCCTCTAAGGAAGTGCCTCCCTCCCATCAGTTTCGTCTGAAGTCGGAAACTCTTGATCAAGTGAACTCCttgctttcgttttttaaaggGACACGCAATTACCATAACTTCACATCAGGCAGGCCTGCGCAGGATCCTAGCTGTAAACGTTACGTAACGCACTTTTCTTGCAGCCTGCCTTTCATAGTAAAAGATGTGGAATTTGTAAAAATCACAATCAAAG GACAGAGTTTCATGTTGCATCAGATACGTAAAATG aTAGGACTTACAATCGCTATCATGCGTGGATTCACGTCAAAAGAAATACTAGAAAAAGCATTCAAAATGGAGCGGGTTAATATTCCTACAGCGCCCAGTTTAAATCTATTGTTGGAGGAG cCCCATTATGACAGCTATAATCGCCGTTATGGGAGCGACGGAGTACACGAAGCTTTAGACTGGAGTTCCTGCGCAGTAGATGTAGATCAGTTTTACAAAAACTCAATTCTGCCAGTTATCTATGAAGGAGAGATGGATTCTCCGGATGGTGGTTCAATGAAAAATTGGCTTTTAACATCATTGCCACTTCACACCTACGAATTCCCATTAAAGCCAGAGGAAAAGTTACCGGACCTCGTCTGTGATTGA